The genomic stretch TATCCCAGAGTGAGCCTCCTCCATTGCTTGCAtggcctcatcttctccaagacaTCGTAGAAACACCCCATCGAATGACCTTCGGTAAAGCGTCCTtttgtagtaaatgaaacgtggtgctcgacgacgtatatcaacccttttcttaggatcttctggtaacttcccatgattaaggtaatcaatgatgaggtgacgccaatcctccttttcgatctcatggacaaaaatatgataagcattttcttcctcaccatcatcatcttcatcaaacatcggaggtatgacccaactttgacatattgaaatctgatttcgatgagaaggcagagtgatcatggacgccacccttgccaaagagtcagcttgttggttgaaatttctAGGGATATGTTCTATAGTGACATCGCCCAGATATCCCATGAGTTGCCTTGCATACTTATAATATGGGATCAATTCGGGTTTCTTGACATCATAAACACCAAGAAGTTGATTTaccaccaattttgaatcaccgTAGACTCTAAGATGCAACTGTTTCATGTCTACAGCCGTTTCAAGACCGAGAATCAACGCCTGATATTCAGCCACATTGTTGGAACACCGGCGTGTTAAAGTGAAAGAGTATGGCAATATATCTGCTTCAGGAGTATGAAAGATAATTCCTGCACCGGCTCCGTCACGGTGCGCGGCTCCATCGAAATACATCGACCACGGAGATTCGAccataaacacttcttcatCGGGAAGTTCATCAGTCAACTCCCACTCGGCAGGTAGGGGATGATCGGCTAAAAAGTCTGCCAATATTTGTCCTTTGACAGCCTTCGCAGGTAcgtaaataatttcaaactgtTGAAACTGGAGGTACCATCTCGCGAGTCGATCAGACAGTACAGGTTTTGCCATGAAGTATTTAATGGGATTAGACTTAGATATGAGTCGAATAGTGTGTGTTTGAAAGTAATGTTTCAACTTCTGAATGACAAATATAAGTGCCAAACACAACTTCTCGATGGGCGAGTAGTTCAACTCATTAGATGTCATCATCCGGCTCAAGTAATACAGTGCATTCTCCTTACCTTCATcgttttcttgagcaagtaagGCCCCAACCGACCGTTCTTGAGCGGAAATATAGAGAATCAATGGTTTTCCTGGAATGGGCGCAGCCAGCACTGGGGGATTCATGAGATACGCCTTGATGCTTGTAAAAGCATTCCTACACGATTCATCCCACTCGAAGGGTACCCCTTTCTTCATCAGTCTACTAAAGGGTTGGCATCGCCCggccaaattagagataaacctCCGGATATATGCCAACTTCCCTTGAAGGctcttcaattcatgaatatttCGCGGTTCAGGCATGTTCACAATGGCATCAATTTTAGATCGATCGACTTCTATCCCCCGTTGATGAACGATGAAACCAAGAAACTTGCCAGAAGTGACTCCAAATGCGCACTTCAAAGGATTCATCTTTAATTGGTATCTCCGAAGGTGTTGAAAAACTCTTCGAATGTCTTGAATATGATCCTCtcgcttctttgatttcaccacaaGGTCATCAACGTAGCACTCCACATTTCTATGGAGCATATCATCAAATATTCTTTGCATTGCCCTTTGATATGTCGCTCCAgcatttttcaagccaaacgGCATTACTTTATAACAATAAATTCCCTTGGGGGTGCGGAAGGCAGTTAGCTCCTCATCCTCGGGCGCCATGCGTATTTGATTGTAGCCAGACGATCCATCGAGAAAAGATAGTGCTTCATGCCCGGTTGTAGCATCTACCGTCAATTCTGTGATGGGgagaggaaaatcatctttgggGCAAGCCTCGTTTAAGTCTCGAAAGTCAACACAAACTCGAATTTGCCCATtctttttccttacagggacgatgcttgaaatccatgttggatattttacttCTCGTATGAATCCGGTTTCAATCAATCgatttatctcattttctatcagAGGAATCAATTCGGGCCGAAAGCGCCTTTGCGTCTGCTTGACAGGTTTTGTTCCTCGCTTGACAGACAAATTATGAACGGCGACCCTTGGATCCAAACCAGGCATTTCTGAGTAATTCCAAGCAAAGACGTCCCTGAACTCGAGCAGCAAATCAACATACTCTTTCTCTTCTTCAGGAGTCATACAAGGCCTTATGTAAATTGGGCGAGGATCGTCACTTGTGCCAAGGTTAATCTTCTTTAGCACATCGACTGTATTTTTTACCCCTTGTTCAAGTTCAGAGGGAGCGTCATCcgtatcttcttcttcttcttcgggaTCACTGATCGTAATATGATGACAGGAAACCATACTTTCTTGACCCTATTCTTCAAAAATGGTTTCAattcttacattgaataagtctCCATAGTGCATGAAGAAATTGGAGACTCGCTTTCTTGGTCCGTTCTTCTTTATTAGAGCAAGACTTTCTTCCTTGACAACTTGGCACTCTTGCTTTTTACTGCCTAATCTTTCATAGACGGGCGGTTTCAAATTTTTCGGCTGCGGGCCAAGTCTGTCAAACACAGAAGTACGCTTTGACTTATTTCCCAACCTATCGAACACAGATCTCCTTCGGCTTGTGACCTCCATTTCCTCGTTCACGTAGTTACAACTTGCCCTTTTGATCATTATACGCACTAGAGAAAGCGGTTGATAACCAAGACCCATCGACGAACTTTCAGCATTATAGCATtttttttcaacattttctgcGTAGGTGTTAATCCATGAGTATTCTCGCCAGTCATCTCAGGAGGGAGTTTGCCCAATGCATGCTTCTCATTTGGGTTATAACCGGCCTTAACAAGAAATCTATATGCGTTTGGATCAAAATCTTCTTGAGTCCGATTAGTTGGTAGTGAGTAATGTTCTACTGTCGGTTCTTTTTTTGGACGAACAAATCCTTGCAAGCTCGCTTTCTTACTTTTAACATACTCTATTTTGGTGAGTGGAACATTTAATGTATCATTCCTGATAAAAGAAGACTGAccttcttctctctttgatCTTGGAATATACTGCAAAATGGGTACTTTGAAATCTTGACTTTCTTCCTTTactgattcttttttttttgtttctttctgaAGGTAAAATTTGGCGTCGGCAAAGTGACCCTCGGCCTCAGTGAAAGGTTTATCATCGGCAACAACCTTCTTAACTATACCGTCTCGATAATATTTGAAACATTGATGCAGAATAGatggtataatttcattcttGTGAATCCAGGGTCGTCCCAAGAGCATATTATAAGAGGTTTTGGCTTCAATCATATGAATAACGCAATTGAAGACAACTCACCAATGAGCAATTCAAGTCTTATGAGACCAATTGCTCTTTGCCCCCCTTGATTAAATTCTTGGATCATGAGGCGGTTCTGGGAGAGTTCATCGCTTGATATTCCTAGTTCTTTCATAGCACGTACGGACATAATATTGACAGCAGATCCCCCATCAATGAGTATCCGATTCATCTTCTGTTCTCGGACATACGCACTAACAAACAAAGGTCGATTGTGGGTTTTGAACTCAACAGTTAAATCGTCATCATCAAAAATAATAGTCGTTGCACAATCCACTGGTGGTTTATCATCGATTTTGAGTTTTTCCTCAAATTTAGTGCCAATTTGTGTGATTTGAGGATTTTTAACTTTGACGACATTACAAGAAGTGAAATTATCAGTATCGTCATTTAAATATCCCTTGGGTATAAATTCTCTCAATGTCACGGGCTGTCGAATCTCTTGAAGGAGATGAAAATCTGAAGGAATCGGCGTTGTGGCCACccctttttatttctttgttgCATTTTGTTGTTTCATTGTCACTTTAGGCTTTGTCGAACGAATACTTTTCGAAAAGATgtacttctttatttttggcttgTAAGTCCTTTTTCGAGTGACTAAAGTCCATCTTTCGTTGTCATCTCCAATAACgtattcaattgaggatttttcaAGCTCCTTAGACAAAGTACTGCTTGATGTGGATAAAACTTTTATCGGACAACACATAGACCCAAACATTATTGTTGTTTGGTTTGTCGATACTTTATCCTCCTCGAGGAGGATTTTTCCTTGATGAGCTAATTCCataattttgtccttaaaaatgAAGCATTTTATGAGAGGGTGACCAATCAGGCGATGATAACAGCAATAATTTGGATCATTGACCCGACTGGCTTCCTCTGGGCGCTTCATTTCAGGAAGTTCAAGGAGTTTCTCCTTGAAAAGATCATCAAACATCCCTTGTAAATCAGATTCAAGGAATGTgtattctttttcttgcatCTCTTTCAAAGTGGGTCTTCTTTCCAACCTATTTTGAGGGGAGTCTACCCTTTCGGTGACCTTTCGGTTTACCTTGGTAGCAATATTCATGGGAGTTGTGTTTATTGCCATGGATTCCTTATTACTGAATCTTGAGGGAGGCTTGccctcttttttattttcttgccttTCATTGCTTTGACGAGGCAGCTGCACTCGCGGAGCTTGAATAGGAAGCCCATCAGTTGCATTGGCCGTGATGCTTAACTCCATATCATGAGCACGAGTAGCTAATTTTTTAAATGTGTTTGGGCATATACCCTGTAGAATGTAGCTTAGGCTCCAATGCATTCCTCGGATGCACATTTCTATGGTAGAGGGTTCAGACAGTCTGTCCTTGCAGTTGAGACTCAGACTTCTCCACCTATCGATGTAGTTGACCATAGGTTCATCCTTCCATTGACGAGTGTTGGTCAACTCCAGCATACTAACGGTCCTTCTAGTGCTGTAGAAGCGATTCAAGAATTCTTGTTCCAGCTGTTCCCAACTGTCGATGGACCCCGGAGTGGGATCAGTGTACTAATCAAATGCGTTGCCCTTCAAGGATCGGACGAACTGTTTGACTAGCAGGTCACCATAGGTTCCAGCGTTATTGCAGGTTTCGACAAAATGGTCCACATGTTGTTTTGGACTACCTTTCCCATCGAACTGTTGAAATTTAGGCGGTTGATATCTAGCAGGCATTGCTAGATTGTCAATTCTAGCAGTGTAAGGCTTGCAGTAGGTAAAGCTTGACTTTGAACCACCatcctttttatctttgatcacgCCTTCAACAAGTTCCTTCAGTTGTTCCATGGGGATAGTTCCATCGGCGGTCTCATATACTTCATTTACCTTGTCTTTTCCTTTAGATGAGGGAATTTCACGCTCTTGGTGCTCCTTAGGGTTCGCATGACTTCCTTCAGGAGCGTGATCTTTCTGGGTGAGCAGTTGAGCAATAAGAGCATCTTGGTCCTTGATGTGTTTCATCATGGTCTCCATCATCTTGGACATGTTCGAAACTTGTTTTTCGAGACTTAAAATATTTGTCATCATAGCAGGCATTGCAGCAGAAGAAGCAGTAGAATCTTCAATAGAAAATCTTGAATGAAGAGTTTCATGTGAAGAGCCTGATCCAGTGCTTGATGAATCATCGTCATACTTAGAAAATTTGGATTCGGATCCAAATTCAAGTATGGCAAGAGCCTTCTCAATCGAGGCAGGAACGTCTTGGATTCCCATCGTGGAAGAATAACTCATTGGTGATGTTGAACCAAAGACGGGAGTTGGCGCCGATGGAGCTTCCATGCTACTTTGGGTGGAAGTTCTCGTCATACTCCTTGTCACAGGACCAATAGCGCGAGTATTGGTAGCAACATGTGCAGTTTCCTGAACAGATTTGACATTAGCAGTGTTGGAACGAGCAGTCACGGACTTGTTGTTCTTTGGTGCCATTGGTGATTTACGTAGTTGAATATTCGATGAGAAGAAATGGAAGGCAGAGATGGTCCCACCGGGCGTGCCAAAaatttgtacgcgataaaatttcaagtctgcagaaacaagaaatatacacgacaaatatgtgATATATAAATCTAAGAAAAATATGTGAGTACAATCTCTGGGATTTTCTCGAACTTGTGGAGAGTTTCcctcgattcttctcctcgaatGCTAATCCAAGGGtttcgcagcttgttcttggatccgCCACtgattccttcaaatcttgatatggaagatttggAGGACTTGAAAATATTTGGAGGCTCAAGCCTTGATATATGGAAGACTTGAAGAACTTGAAGACCCAGACCTTCGTAGCTTAGAACTTCACCACTTGAGTGTATAAGATGCCTCCTGGTGTGTGTCTCTATATAtccttgatttggttgagagacccctatttatagctgtagcaagaggtagaggttgaagacctgtgtaccactttacttgtcttgcaagacgtgcagtcatattaggactgtgccagtcaaatattatctcttcattttatatttattaataaagagataagtaattcatcgattggccaaactcgtggggacacgtgacgtggcgcCGTTTGACTGACCAagctattgcagtatataagaaatatacttggattaaacaactctaaatattatccctttaataagaaataaatatttagatatttatctAATAGACATGTGACATGATGTGATTTGGTTGATGGAGATATCTCTgtaatttgaattgatttggaacacctcaacttgacacgtggccaaatataattggccatttaataaccaaCCTTTCCAGGTGTACATGACATGTGGCAATATCCGATTGGATGaaaataaaccataaaaatgatttatataccaatggtaatttttagaatttaattaaaattccattgtctacacCTATCACATTTCCACTTCTAGTATTGCAGCCTATAAAGCCTATCGCATTTTCACTTCTTGacttttaaaatttcaatatgCTCACAATATCTGCTATTCTCTGCTTCAAACACCAACAAAGTCATGCCACTACTAACAGAAGATAGAAcaatagaaaataaatactaCTGCTGCTATTACTAATGCTACATTTTGACAACCCAATCACAAAGACGGGAATGGAATATCCAGGTGTTCTAGACTTTTGAGTAATAAGAACTAATCCAAAAGTATCAAAACAGAATGATATTAAATGGAAAGCCAGCAGAAATTCAATTCCAGATTGTAAGACACAAACTATCGAACAGATGGTAGGCATAAAAGAATAACAATCTAGGGAATTCAAAATTTGTCCAATAATGTAGCCAATATCAAATTGAGATAGAGAAATTGGACAAAATACTAGAAACCCAACTAATCAGCAATAGAAGTTCTATCCAATTGAAAATAATCGCCACGAACTTTAATGATTTGGTAACCTAAGAGTAGCAGAAACTTAATGTATAATTTTGGTTACCAACAACTCCAATTTGCTCCAAGTGGAAAgggaatcaatgatcagtgctcGCTAGATGGAATCGAAGATGATGGCTGCTACAAACTTGAAACTGCATTGACGGAATAAGCTTGACTTAGTCACCACTAGACTTAGTCACCGCTACAAACTTAGTCACCACTTGGAATAAACCCCCTCCATCACCCACCTCACTCCTGCCCCATTTCCCACGCAGTCCCCGGagaagaaataaagcaataaaaaaagCTATCAATTTTGTCTAAAATGTATAGGTTACCTGGTAGTAATCTTTCTTCAGATGTTGTTGTAAGtaggagaaagagaaagaaacaagGGATTCGGTTGTGAGAGGGGTGAAGGATTTTGGTTTTTTACAGAGATAGTTAACCTGATTGAAGGTTTTAGGAGAGAGAACTAGGATGAACAAAGAGTAAAGTTCATTGCATTCATTGGCATAGTTAgaatttttcccaaaaaaaaatggcgCTGAAGTGTAGCGCCATTCTCTTTCCTActtttgttttttacttttcacttctATTTGGATAAGTTAAATTGATATGACGTCGTACTTgtcgttttctttgtcactttaATGACGTTCCCTACTGCATGTTACATTAACTTTCTGTTGTGACACTTTTAGGAAAATGTCATATTAAGTGTGTGACTAAAGGTCATTTTTGTAGTAGTGAGGCAGGGGGCTAGCTAGAAATAACGAAAAGAGGCAGGAACTGCTCTCTGGGGCCTTCGTCTGGTTCTTCTCACGCGCTAAACCCCTGCACCGGTCACGTTCCTCTTCCATGGCGGTGGTAGGTGACCCATCTTCTCAAAGCCTTCTGGAGCCTCATAGGTTATTAGAGCATCGGTTCAAGGCCATTTCATATGACCATCAGGTGCCTTCCAGGGGCATCATTGACTCTACGGATATTGAGCTACTGAACAGGTTATTTCGGAAATCGGGTCGCCCGGTTAACTACAACAAAAAACTACAGGTATTATTATCTCAAGCTAAGTCCTCTCGCTCTTCTAATGAAAAGTCAGATTAGTTTTCTGGTTTGGAACGTGCGAGGAATCGCACGTAAGGACTCTCAAAGATATCTCAAACACTTGTGTGCTCAGCACCGTATTCGTTTGCTCGTTCTACTGGAGCCGATGACGGAAGGAGGGCAGGTCGATGCTATTCGCCGTTTCTTGAGTTTTACGAAGGCCGAGGCAGTGCTAGGCGGCAAAATTTGGCTCTTTTGGTGTGATGACTTGGTGATCCATTTCCACAAATTTGGCGATCAATTGGTGCACATGGAGATTAGGTGGTCGGCTCCACCTTCCAATTTTCGGCGGTTTACGCGAAATGCACAAGGGTGAGGAGGCGCCAGTTATGGGAGGCCATGGAGGTGGTTTCCGCTAGGTACCAGGGCCCGTGGATGGTGGCCGGCGATTTTAATATTATTTCAAATGTCAATGAGCGGTCAAGAGGTGCCCCGCCTAACCCTCGAAATATGAAGGAGTTTAATGAGCAGTTTTTAATTGTGGGCTCTCGGATGTCGGCTTTGAGGGGACGCAGTTCACTTGGACTAATGGTGTGGTGTGGCAACGTTTGGATAGAGCTCTGCATAATGGTGCATGGAATAAGTTGTTTGGGAGCTCTAAAGTTTTTCACCTGTCGCGTGGTCACTCAGATCGTGCCCTGTTGTTGATTAGGTGTGGAGATGTCATCGCTACGGCCTCCTCTTTCCAATTTTTGAATGTGTGGAGGACCCACCCCGAGTTCTTGGCAATCGTCCGGGAGGCCTGGCAGATTTCGGGGGGTGCCACAGGCATGAGGGGTTTTTTCTACAAGTCATGTAATACAAAAGCTAGGCTACGCAAGTGGAATTGGGACTCCTTTGGTAACGTATCCCAGAAAATTAGGGAGGCCGAGGACATTCTCCGTCAACGCGAAATGGAATATGACGTTAACCGGGAGGAGGTAACGAAGGCTAGACGGGGGGAGGCTAGAGCGACTCACGCTCGTGCCCTGGCTGTTGAGTGTGAATACTGGCGACAGAAATCAGCAATTAAATGGATTCAGGCGGGTGACGCAAATACCAAGTTTTTTCACTCGGTGGTTAAACAAAGGCGGAGTATGAATTTTATTACCCGAATTAAGGATGCAGCGGAGTACTGGATTGAGGATATGGAGGGTATAAAGGCCTCGGCTGTGAATTTTTTTAGCACCTTATTTTCCTCGAATCGAGAAGAGAGGGTGGCCCCACAATTGGAATTTCCTGTCCCAAAATTGAACCTGTTAGAAAACTTGGAGTTACACTCTATGCCATCCATGGAGAAGTTGAGGGATGTTGTTTTCTCTATGTCATCAGAGAGTGCACCTGGACTCGATGGCTTTAGTGCAGGCTTTTATCAAAGCTGCTGGTCGATAATTTGTGAGGATCTGCTCAATGCGGTACGGGAATTTTTTGAAGGTGGGCAACAACCTCGGGGGTTTACGAGCACGTCGATAGTTCTTATCCCAAAAGTAATGGGGGCTTCGCAGTGGAAAGAGTATAGACCTATTAGCCTCAATAACTTTAGTTCGAAACTGATATCCAAAATTTTGGCAAACCGCATCAATTGACTACTCCCCAGGTTGGTCTCCGTCTGGCAGACGAGGTTTGTGCCGGGCAGGAGGATAGCGGACAATATTTTGTTGGCACAGGAGTTGGTTATGGATCTAGATCGAAGGCTGAAACACCCGAATCTGATATTGAAGTTGGATATGGAAAAGGCTTACGACAGGGTTGAATGGAGTTTCCTTCTTTTCATGCTCAGCCAGTTTGATTTCGATGAGGGGAACGTTGATTTAATTTTCAATCTTTGTCGAACAGCTGGTTCTCGATTCTGGTGAATGGCTCCCCGGCAGGCTACTTAAATTTTCCAGGGGGTTCGCCAGGGGGATCCATTGTCGtcggttttatttattttagtggCAAAATTCTAAGGTCGGGGGTTGCAGTACCTATTTCAGCGTGAAGAGAGTAGATTTTATGCTTCCATCAGTAGTCGGGTTCCTTATCTTGCGTTTGCTGATGATATCCTGATTTTTGGCAGATGCTCTGAGGGCTGTCTGGATGCACTCTCCGACTTATTTAGTAGGTATCAGGTGTCTTCCGGCCAACGGGTTAATGTAGCCAAGAGTTCGTTGTTCATCTCGAATAGGGCTTCGGAGGATCAGACGCGTTTGGTAATGTCGAAGCTCCAATTCCGACAGCAGGTCCTCCCGTTCACCTACCTAGGTACATCACTCTCAAGGGGACGAGCTACTTGTTGCTTATTTGATGGCCTTGTGGCTAAGATGCAGGATCGGCTATTTCACTGGTGCTCGCGTCTGCTTTCCTCAGGAGGAAAGTTGATCTTGTTACGTCATGTGCTATCCTCCATGCCGATGTATTTGCTGCAGGTAATGTGCCCTCCCAAAGCTGTGATTCAAAAATTGGAGAGGATCTGTAATGCTTTTCTGTGGGACAAACTAGGGGTGCAGAGAAATCGAGTAGCTTGAATCGAGCTCGCGAGTAGCTTGGTTAGCTACTCGAATCGAGCTCGAGCaaattcgagctcgagtagATCTCGAACTACTTGTTACAGTAAAACGAGTCGAGTTTGAGTAATTAATGGCAAGAAATTTTAGCTCGTCGAGTAGCTCGAGCTTGGTGGCctatttgtatattttatatATCAATTTACTCTTTTAGGTTTGTTAGTTAGAATATTTACGGGTTTAACCAGTTATGTTGTAATAATATTGAAGGGTGAATAAGtaattttggcttgtaaactaAAAACGATGAAATGCATTGCAAACTCTGTCCTTCATTCGCCTTCTTCGTTCCTCTTCAGTCTTCAGTTCACTCTTCAGAGTTCAGCCTTCACTCTCAAATCCCAATCTCAGTCTTTGGCTCATCTCCTCAAATCTCAACTGTCACAACTCATAAGGCAGTCGAGACAGCTAAAGTTTTAAACACTTCCGCAGTTGAAGAAGGCTTGAAGCTactcttccttcttccttctccGTAGCAGTAGGTCGCACCGTAGCAGTAGCAGCGTGAGCAGCCCACCAATTTCAACAGCTGCATTTGACAAATTGAGGTACTTATTGTGCATTTGTGTAGTAAATATGTGCATTATGAGGTTAAATTTTATAagtctaatattaatttttaatctCCAAACCCTAACCAAAAAAATTGGGGGCTGCAGCCTGCGATTCAATATATTCCATTTGCGTATCCCATTCCCTCTCCATTGCTATACTGGACCTTTGAGGAAATGGAGGGCAGCTCTTGAGTCTTGACTTAGAGCAAGCTGatgttgtt from Coffea eugenioides isolate CCC68of chromosome 8, Ceug_1.0, whole genome shotgun sequence encodes the following:
- the LOC113780469 gene encoding uncharacterized protein LOC113780469, whose product is MAVVGDPSSQSLLEPHRLLEHRFKAISYDHQVPSRGIIDSTDIELLNRALHNGAWNKLFGSSKVFHLSRGHSDRALLLIRCGDVIATASSFQFLNVWRTHPEFLAIVREAWQISGGATGMRGFFYKSCNTKARLRKWNWDSFGNVSQKIREAEDILRQREMEYDVNREEVTKARRGEARATHARALAVECEYWRQKSAIKWIQAGDANTKFFHSVVKQRRSMNFITRIKDAAEYWIEDMEGIKASAVNFFSTLFSSNREERVAPQLEFPVPKLNLLENLELHSMPSMEKLRDVVFSMSSESAPGLDGFSAGFYQSCWSIICEDLLNAVREFFEGGQQPRGFTSTSIVLIPKVMGASQWKELVSVWQTRFVPGRRIADNILLAQELVMDLDRRLKHPNLILKLDMEKAYDRVEWSFLLFMLSQFDFDEGNVDLIFNLCRTAGRGLQYLFQREESRFYASISSRVPYLAFADDILIFGRCSEGCLDALSDLFSRYQVSSGQRVNVAKSSLFISNRASEDQTRLVMSKLQFRQQVLPFTYLGSAISLVLASAFLRRKVDLVTSCAILHADVFAAGNVPSQSCDSKIGEDLVFVCKLWWRLRMRDSIWTDFMHSKYIKGEHPMVVKRPPWQFVKLNTDANVSRGQGAGGGLLRDHEGKVIFAFHKEFGETDVLTTESLSLLHGLQLCSMAFRGRLLVEVDSLSLVSLVTSRCSSKWPLCNFVRQIQEMLKSLSASIHHNFREANSPVDMLTGSNLGEDWTTTSLANLLGEVRAAVALDCREFSNVRVQRVRE